TTGCAAACGATAGAACCACATCTTTCTCCGGTGACAACCACACCAACTACTGTGCAAGCGACAGAAGCAACACCTTCTCAAGTGACAACACCAAGATCAGTGCAAGAGACAGAAACAACACATTTCCAAGAGACATCCTCTCACTCTGAAGATGTGGTAGAAAATGAGccaaaaatttctcaaaaaaggaATTTTACATTTTGGGATGTAGAAGTCATTAGTATGTTATCTAAtgtctaattatatttataaaatttaattgttttacatGATTGCAATATGACATATTTCATTGACTTATGTGTTAGATGAGGCGGGACATATTTCAAAGACACACTTAAGGGTATCAGACGTGCTTGAAGCTCCTCCTAATGTTAGCAGAATAATAACTAGATGGAATTCAAATGGGCAACCGGTAGGATCAGCTGCTGGTTTGTTAGGCGGTTTTTTGGGTGAAATTGCAAGGAAGTTTAAGGATTTTCCTATAATGTACGACAATTGGAAAAGGATCAGCTGCTGGTTTGTTAGGCGGTTTTTTGGGTGAAATTGCAAGGAAGTTTAAGGATTTTCCTATAATGTACGACAATTGGAAACAAGTTCCATTGacaagaaaaaatgaaatttttaaggataaaatacaggtatcaattataaacaactgaatattctttattgttttgattgtaaactaatttttttttttttttttatgtatgctAGTCAAAATTTGTTGTCGATGATaaagacaacaaaaaatatatcctTTCAAGCCTTGGAAAGAAATGGCGAGATGCACGATGTAGgttgtttaagaaattttataagTGGGACATTTCTTTGGAGgaaaatctacaaaattatccaCGTTCTATTAATCAAGACCATTGGACTATTTTTGTCCAATACAGGCGTAAGACAGATACAATGGTAACTATTCTTTTCTTGCGTTGTCATTTGTTTTCtattgtttagtttttttatgtcatttgttATCATTGTAGGAGAAGGCTGATAAAAATGCTGCAAATAGAGAAAAGCTAAAGATCCTTCATACATTAGGCTCTAAGACGCTTGCAAGGAAGAGGGATGAGTTGGTAGGATTTTTTCAATCTACTATTGATTGCATACTTAATTGAACATGTACTTATTACATGTGTTTACTTGTAGGAACTGAGAGATGGTCGAAAATACAGTAGGGGTGAAATGTATTCAATTTGTCATAAAAAGTCTGATGGGTCATTTGTCAACGACGAAGCCAAGGAAAAATATGTAAGTGTAAATAATAGAAGTGTTATGTAATTGTAACTATTTGTTATTGACCACCTTATAAATCAAAGATGCAACTGTTAGttttggtaatagtgaggaaTTTAGTTTGCTTTATCTGTTTGCACAGGAACAATTGCAAGCTGAAATTGGGAAGACTCCTTCTCCAAATGAAGCATTTGTTAATGTGTTTGGAAAAGAACATCCTGGATATGTTCGTTGTATGGGACTTGGAATAACACCATCACAAATTACTACATCTACTTCTCACTCTGTAAGATCGATGTCTTCCTCTGAAGCTAATGAAAAGATGGAGAAAATGCAAGCTGAAATTGATAGGCTTAAGAAAAGGGATTCTGAAGTTGATATGTTGAAGGAGCAAATTGCTTTCTTGATGCAAATGCAAAATTCTAGAGACAAAcaggtaaaattattttcatagcaaacatatttaaaaatcttgtgagagttgtttgtctttgattaaaaatatcaattgtgtAAAGGTTTCTTATAGCTATAAgagaaatttagttaattagttttgacaatatttatcaatattcattgaggttaatatatacttttttttttcaggcAATGGACATAGAATCGCCAATAGATGGTAGACGTTCATCTGAGTCCAGCCACCAACCTGATGATCGTGGAACAACTTCATTAGGGACTAATTAGATATTTGGATGAACTTctaagtttgatggagttgttttGTATTGTTAGCTACTCCactaattaatgttttgaatatttaaactattttatttgttgttttagttaacttcaatgtatgaattggtgttatttgttttgaaaaaattatataaattggattttaggtacaatagttattaattatgtatttaaattatgtggatggtatttatgaatattttttattttaattgattaaaaataggaaaaaaaattgtatcatatttttttattttaaattattaggtttgcgacggttcaaacTGCCTCAAAGTAAATATAGCGACGGTTGATAACTGTCGTAATTGtgcagaaaaaaataaatttgagtttgttctaagtgtcgcaaaatatatttagaggCGGTTGTGAACCGTCGCAAAAGTTGGCGACGGTTGGAACGACGGTTTTGTGAACCGTCGCAAAATGGCCTCGCGACGCACGAATCTGCGACAGTTGCGGAACCGTCGCAAACATCAAATTGCTACACATAAAACCGCCGCAAACCCTTTTTTTAACCGCCGCAAAacgttttttttcttgtagtgtgtattattttttagcatatgaaaattaataaattatttatttatttaattaaatgaatgcTAGCgtttttatctttatttgatACGTTAATTACATAATTGTCTTCTATCGAGTCAACATCCAACATCTGATCCAGTCAATTCCTTGCCCCCGATGCAGTTGTGGATTTCCTCAATAAATAGAGGGTTCTGATAGcttttcagcaagtgtactaaatcgttgcaagtaataattaaaatggtagaAACGAGTATCAAACttaaggattgcgttttactattgaattatatttaattacaaaaattgaacaaaaagtttcggatttgattgaaataatatttaaaactaagaacggtaataaaattgatcctttataataagaaaaatgtcagggatgagttccacttcaaatccaaccttgatgtctaatttgatcctagttacagaattcttttattgaattattaccaaattctctttattatttttgccctaatgtcttagtgacagaacatttaattccaaagtaactcataattccttagtggatttaagattagaattaagccttactGTACAAGagttctcttgttaaactattgcctttgcaactaatttaattggtttcatgacctgcatctatccctagactacaaattcatgaatttctcatctcatgcattcgtaaagtccacttccatttcaaaatacggATCATAGAACAtgttaatgttgatcaagcaataaaaagcgtTAAGAACAGAGatgagaaaattaattctataaactcattcatataattagaaatcaaatcataaaaataagggtttcatcttgttacactcatcctaacaaataaggtttattactcatgatagagatagaaaatatagagattagagaagaattacaagaaagattcatgaatgattcttgataaaactactcaaatggtgttagaaacgaccgtctttgagctTCTCTACAAGGGAACAAGTCTACCAACTTTCCAATAGTCAAAAggatccctaaaaagtgagaagAACGAGTTTTAATGTATTCTGTTGCGCATcacgcgcttcaggcgcgctttAAGCACACTTGGACCGAATCCATATGAGAAAATATGCTGGAAATGCGCCTCAAGCGCGCTTCCAGCGCACAACATCTTATTTCTGGCGTTTAGtacatttttctcctcttttgattCCGAGTTGGGtttcggtgtcttcatgaaagttttaattatggatcgtagctttcatttgtACTTGATTTgactctaattggacatctacaactttgaatatggctaaaatactccacatagatcatgttgatatctcaccaaaatttagcatttcactaaaacaaagtaacaacgcaaaactatgaaaaatctctacttaatcaatgaaataaaaacatcaacatttcattaaatcaaagaactaaaatcaacaaaatatgtcaaataactccttaaattaactaatgaataaaagataaataagactaaaaacaatgaaaaatatgcatatgatgaagagtcatcacaaccccaaacttaatctattgcttgtccccaaacaaaaattaatttcagatttgctacaattaaaatcaaacttaaactcaatttctcaaatcaaatcaaactcaattctcaaagatCCAACTATTACAAAACATTAatcatgctccatggttgcttacctgaaaaacaacacaatttgtatGCTTTAGCATctattcatcaagttcaactctctcttcacacaatctctccaaaatttatctcaagtgtttagcaagggttataaatttatcactcaaatcctagatcatgcatcacgctaccataggcttgaaaaaaattctagttaacaatcacaatgcaacaaaTACATACACTTTTTGAGGACTTTCaagttgtaatggggcttaggtaaggatATGACATTTTGGGATAATAGGCTTTACTATTGGAGTTAGGtacacattttcaaattattctaccacttttttttcttcacattttcattgtggagattctcaaacattgacaaaagaaccaagatgctatttatcaaagtacacaaagtgatttatttttcttttgattttttttatttgttatttaattttatttatgagaatcaccaccccaaacttaaaaagttgttatcccatgagcaaccccaaacatAGAATTTTACCAAGCACGACAAAAaattttctacctaactccaagtaaggtgattgaaTTAAACTCAGgtctttggcttgtaatgtggctagtaa
The genomic region above belongs to Cicer arietinum cultivar CDC Frontier isolate Library 1 chromosome 4, Cicar.CDCFrontier_v2.0, whole genome shotgun sequence and contains:
- the LOC101511654 gene encoding uncharacterized protein; this translates as MYDNWKQVPLTRKNEIFKDKIQSKFVVDDKDNKKYILSSLGKKWRDARCRLFKKFYKWDISLEENLQNYPRSINQDHWTIFVQYRRKTDTMEKADKNAANREKLKILHTLGSKTLARKRDELELRDGRKYSRGEMYSICHKKSDGSFVNDEAKEKYEQLQAEIGKTPSPNEAFVNVFGKEHPGYVRCMGLGITPSQITTSTSHSVRSMSSSEANEKMEKMQAEIDRLKKRDSEVDMLKEQIAFLMQMQNSRDKQAMDIESPIDGRRSSESSHQPDDRGTTSLGTN